Proteins co-encoded in one Papaver somniferum cultivar HN1 chromosome 5, ASM357369v1, whole genome shotgun sequence genomic window:
- the LOC113283912 gene encoding putative indole-3-acetic acid-amido synthetase GH3.9, with product MDGKRLEYKGDEALKDLEHLTNNANEVQENILKEIITRNGSTEYLKKFMDGVSTMKSSKKTMISEFKKRVPVASYARIRPYIQRIANGEDSSILSGHPITEMLCSSGTSAGVPKLMPTIAEDHDRRTYLYNLIMPIMNQYVPGLDEGKAMYLNFVKAETLTPSGLPARPVLTSYYKSKHFKCRVRDSFNDFTSPDKTILCIDSHQSMYCQLLAGLIYRKQVLRLGAVFASAFLRAISFLEHNWPELCNDIRTGQLGSAITDAGCRSSMLDVLKSPNPEAADEIEEICSCQSWNGILGYLWPKTKYIEAVVTGSMAQYIPALEYYTAGKLPLVCTMYASSECYFGVNLKPLCKPDDVAFTLLPNMGYFEFIPLNDDGPVDEDEVEKEKLVDMANVKIGSYYELVVTTFAGLCRYRIGDVVQVTGFYNKAPQLRFICRRNVVLSIDNDKTSEEDLHNSVTAAKKLLESALLVEYTSYADTSSIPGHYVLFWEIVHHTPPMVNGFSTDQIVNDTMEVSVLEDCCMAVEEGLDYIYKRCRTYDKSVGPLEIRVVEPGSFDALMDHFISQGASINQYKTPRCIKTSFALELLNSRVKSCVFSPRDPIWNPL from the exons ATGGATGGTAAAAGGTTGGAATATAAAGGTGATGAAGCTCTAAAAGATCTTGAACACTTAACAAATAATGCTAATGAagttcaagaaaatattttgaaaGAGATTATAACGCGAAATGGGTCTACTGAATATTTGAAAAAATTCATGGATGGTGTTTCAACAATGAAAAGTTCGAAGAAGACAATGATCTCCGAGTTTAAGAAGCGTGTCCCCGTTGCAAGTTATGCTCGAATTCGGCCGTATATTCAACGAATTGCTAATGGTGAAGACTCTTCTATTCTTTCTGGTCACCCTATCACTGAAATGTTATGCAG TTCGGGAACTTCGGCCGGAGTACCTAAGCTGATGCCTACTATAGCTGAAGACCATGATCGCCGAACATATTTATACAACTTGATTATGCCGATTATGAACCA GTATGTACCCGGCCTTGACGAGGGGAAAGCCATGTATTTAAACTTTGTAAAAGCGGAGACACTGACACCTTCTGGCTTACCAGCTCGGCCAGTGCTCACGAGCTACTACAAAAGCAAACATTTTAAGTGCAGAGTACGTGACTCATTCAACGACTTTACGAGCCCTGATAAAACCATCTTATGCATTGATAGTCATCAAAGTATGTACTGTCAACTCCTTGCTGGTTTGATATACCGTAAGCAAGTCCTCCGACTTGGAGCCGTGTTTGCATCTGCTTTCCTCCGAGCCATTAGCTTTCTTGAACATAACTGGCCGGAATTGTGCAATGACATTAGAACTGGTCAACTAGGGTCAGCTATCACAGATGCGGGCTGTCGATCATCAATGTTAGATGTATTGAAGTCACCAAACCCGGAAGCAGCTGACGAAATCGAAGAAATTTGCAGTTGTCAGTCGTGGAACGGAATATTAGGCTATTTATGGCCTAAAACTAAGTACATTGAAGCTGTAGTTACTGGATCCATGGCACAGTATATCCCAGCCTTGGAGTACTATACTGCTGGAAAATTACCTTTGGTTTGTACAATGTACGCTTCATCCGAGTGCTACTTTGGTGTAAACTTGAAGCCTCTGTGCAAACCGGACGACGTGGCATTTACCCTTTTGCCAAACATGGGTTATTTTGAATTTATACCGTTGAATGACGATGGACCAGTGGATGAAGATGAGGTTGAAAAGGAGAAATTAGTCGACATGGCCAATGTTAAGATTGGATCTTACTATGAACTCGTTGTTACAACTTTTGCCG GATTATGCAGGTATCGGATCGGAGATGTCGTGCAGGTAACTGGATTTTACAATAAAGCTCCACAACTACGATTCATCTGCCGCAGAAATGTCGTGTTAAGCATCGACAATGACAAAACTAGTGAAGAAGATCTTCATAACAGTGTTACCGCAGCTAAAAAGCTCCTGGAAAGTGCCCTGCTCGTAGAATACACCAGTTATGCTGATACTTCATCTATACCTGGACATTACGTATTGTTTTGGGAGATCGTACATCATACACCTCCAATGGTTAACGGTTTCAGTACTGATCAGATAGTCAATGATACAATGGAAGTTAGTGTTCTTGAAGATTGTTGCATGGCCGTTGAAGAAGGACTTGATTACATATACAAACGTTGTCGTACTTATGATAAGTCCGTTGGACCACTGGAGATACGTGTGGTTGAGCCTGGTTCCTTTGATGCTTTAATGGATCATTTTATCAGTCAGGGTGCTTCTATTAATCAATACAAAACTCCAAGGTGCATCAAGACTAGCTTTGCTCTTGAACTACTTAATTCCCGAGTCAAGTCTTGCGTTTTTAGCCCTAGAGATCCAATATGGAACCCTTTGTAA
- the LOC113278316 gene encoding uncharacterized protein LOC113278316, translating into MKNEQIDQSNYWLICKQEDMKGAGRKVGKESELFGLLLLKTQKKIKKKRKIKLHELCWIIDMSGLGKYKFRRKTDWSLRDFTVHYNTPHGGLLIVTDVNGKPTGTRYTSKRRHLSQEQVKSLIMVHSN; encoded by the exons atgaaaaatgagcagatagatcAAAGCAATTATTGGTTGATCTGCAAACAAGAAGATATGAAAGGTGCGGGAAGAAAAGTTGGTAAGGAATCCGAGTTGTTTGGGTTGTTGTTACTAAAGACAcagaagaagattaagaagaagaggaagatcaAATTGCATGAGTTATGTTGGATCATTGATATGAGCGGACTCGGAAAATACAAATTTAGAAGAAAAACTGATTGGTCACTTAGAGATTTCACAGTTCATTATAATACTCCACATGGAGGACTTCTCATTGTTACTGATGTTAATGGAAAACCAACAGGAACAAG GTACACTTCTAAAAGAAGGCATCTCAGTCAAGAACAGGTAAAATCACTGATCATGGTTCATTCAAACTAA